GCTTAGCTCAGCTGGTAGAGCGTCGCCCTTACAAGGCGAATGTCGGCGGTTCGATCCCGTCAGCACCCACCAGCCCATTTACTGGTTTGAGGAGTGGTAGTTCAGTTGGTTAGAATACCGGCCTGTCACGCCGGGGGTCGCGGGTTCGAGCCCCGTCCACTCCGCCAAATCTTTTTCCGGGTTTTGATATCTTCTTTCGTATTTTACACTCTCACAGGTTTTAATTGTGTTTGACTTAGTTAACCGTAAAAAGCGGGTTGTGCAAGTTATTTTAGGCTTGGCAGTGTTGCCCTTTTTGTTTTGGGGAGTGGAATCTTACCGGGACGGAAGTGAAGGTTTTGTCGCGACAGTAGAAGGAGAAGAGATTTCTCGGCGTGAATATGAGCAAGCATTGCGCGATCATCATGAAAGAATGAGAGCTATGCTTGGCGCGAATTTTGATAGCGCGATGCTCGATACTTTTGAAGTTAAAAACTCAGTGTTGGAGAGACTGATTCAACAGCGCCTACTTCAACATGAAGCAATGAACAATGGTTTTACCGTTCTTGATTCTCAGCTTGTCAAAACAATTCGTGAAGTACCTGCTTTTCAACGGGATAATAAATTTTCGAAGCAACAATATGAAGATCTGCTGCGTGCTCAAGGACTAACGCCGGTAATATTCGAATCGCGTGTACGTCAAGAATTGTTGTTGCAACAATTGTTGGATGGTTATAGCGAAATTGTATTTGCACCCAAAACGGTGGTTGAAAAAGTTCGCTATTTAAGCGAAGTGCAACGGGAAATCAGCCAATCAAGAATTGCACCAGAACAGTTTTTACCGGCTATGACCCCGGAAGATACGGAAGTAGATAATTACTATGAGCAGCATCAAGCTGATTTCACTTTGCCTGAGCGCGCAAAGATCGAATACTTGGTATTGTCGTTGGACGCAGTGGCAAAAAACGAAACTGTGAGTGAAGATGCGATTTACAATTTCTTTCAGGAGCATCAGGAAGAATTCATTCAGCCAGAAGAACGGAAAGCAAGTCACATTTTGATCAGTGTTGCTGCAGATGTGCCTGATGATGAAAGGCAAGCGGTAATTGCGAAAGCCGAAAAAGTTCTAGAACAAGTGAAACAGGATCCTGATCAATTTGCAGAAATCGCAAAGGAACATTCGGATGACCCTGGCTCCGCAACACAAGGCGGGGATCTTGGATATTTTGGCCGAGGCGTGATGGTGAAATCTTTCGAAGACAAGATTTTTTCGATGCAACCCAATGAAATCAGCGATCTGGTGGAAACCGATTTCGGTTTTCACATAATTAAGCTGACCGATATCAAGCAAGAAATTCGCCCCAGTCTCGCGGATGTGCGAGAACAGATTGAAAAGAAACTGAAGCTCGAAGCAGTCAGTAATGTGTTTGGAGAGATCGCGGAAGATTTCAGCAATATGGTGTACGAGCAAGGCGAAAGTCTGCAACTTGCAGCAGAGAAATTTGAATTAACTATTCAGCAAAGCGATTGGATCACAAGAAATTCGGCTCAACCGTCAATTCTCTCGAATGAGAGATTACTATCAGCCGTGTTCTCTGAAGATAGTGTTGCCAATCATCGTAATACCGAAGCGATTGAAGTTCAACCGGATACTTTTGTGGCTGCTCGGATAGTTGAATATAAGCCTGCAACGAAACAATCGCTGGAGTTAGTTAAAGACCAGATCGTTGAGAAACTCAAGAAACAAATGGCGGAAAAAAAAGCGATTGAAGAAGGTCAGGCCATGCTTGCGCGTTTACAACGCGGGGAAGGTCAGGGCGATGTAACTTGGACCGAGCCACAGTTAATTTCTTATATGCAATCACGCGGATTGGATGTTGAAACGATGCGGGTAATTTCTCGGACGGAGACCAGAGATTTTCCTGCATATACCGGAGCAATTGATCCAAAAGGCGGTTTTAATTTAATACGAATTAGCAAAGTCGTAGTACCCGATCTAGAAGAAAAAGATAAAGATAAGTCCGAGATTTTCACAAAACAGCTACAGCAAATGATTGCGCAAGAAGAAATGGCGTCTTATCTAACAGCAATCAGGAAGCGATACGATGTGAAAATCAAGCAAGATAGCTTCTAGTCATTTCTTATGATTTTTTTTGCGCAGACTCTACTCGTCGAACAGATTGAAGGCGACTGTGTTAAAACCAGCATCAACGTAAGTTATCTCACCCGTAATACCACTCGCTAAATCACTGCATAAGAAAGCGGCTACATTTCCGACTTCATCAGTGGTTACATTACGGCGAAGCGGCGAAACCTTTTCCGTGTAACCCAACAGCTTGCCGAAGTTTCCGATACCGGCTGCCGCCAGGGTTTTGATCGGTCCGGCAGAAATTGCATTGACTCGTATTCCTTTGGGACCCAAGCTCGAAGCCATAAAGCGCACATTGGCTTCCAGGCTCGCTTTGGCTAAACCCATTACGTTATAGTTCGGCATAACCCGGACAGCGCCCAGGTAACTCAATGTCAAAAGCGCACCATTCCGCCCTTGCATTAAAGGCAAGGCGGCTTTGGCAAGCGCGGAAAAGCTGTAGGCGCTGATATCATGAGCGATCTGAAAAGCTTCCCGGTTAATGCTCTCGAGAAAGTCTCCGGTTAAAGCTTCGCGCGGTGCAAAGGCGATCGAGTGGATAATGCAATCCAGACTGTCCCAGTGTTTATTAAGACTTTTAAAACAATCAGTGATTTCCGCATCACTGGTGACATTACAAGGAAATAATAAATCGCTATCAAATTCACCGGCTAATTTCTCGACTCTGTCACGAATCTCTTCGCCTTGGTACGTGAAAGCAAGCACCGCACCCTCGCGCTTCATGGCTTTTGCAATGCCGTAGGCGATCGATCGGTTACTGAGAAGTCCGGTGATGAGGACACGTTTATTCGTGAGAAATCCCATGAGTTTTCCTTGTAAAATGGATTAAGTTGATCAATTATAGCGTAAGGGTAGTTATGGGGGAATTCCGCCGGGTAGGAGAGTCATAGATCTTGAATGCGATGCTATTGAAAAGTTTTTACAATTTGAAGCATTTAACAATGACGAAGGCACTTATTCCGATCTGTTGGTTGGTTGTGTTGTCATCTCTTTTAACTGCTTGCGGTGAACAAAATTGGAATAACCCTTATGCAGCAGAGGATGCTGATAAAAACATACTTTATACTGTTTTTACCGAACGCCCTAAACATCTGGATCCGGTGCAATCCTACAGTTCTAATGAAATTCAATTTACTGCGCAGATTTACGAACCGCCTTTACAGTACCATTATTTGAAGAGGCCTTTCGAGCTGATCACTGCAACAGCTGCTGAAATGCCGATCGTAACATTCTATGATGAAACAGGGCAGCTTTTATCGGCAGATGTATCTGCTGATAAAATTGCTTACAGCATTTATGAGATATCGATCAAGCCGGGAATTTATTATCAACCACATCCTGCTTTTGCAAGAAGCTCGAGTGGAGATTTTTTATATCACAGATTGAATCAGAAAGAGTTGGCTTCGATATTCAAGCTATCCGATTTTCCGCAGACCAGCACACGGGAATTGATAGCAGAAGATTATGTTTATCAGATCAAGCGGTTGGCCCATCCGAAATTGCACTCACCCATCTATGAGCTGATGGCGGATTACATCGCAGAATTAAGAAATTATGCTGAAGAATTAAAGCAAGTGGTTCAAAATCACCCATCAAAGGATACATTTCTGGATCTTAAAGAATATCCATTGGGGGGTGTGCAGATAGTTGACAAGTATACTTATCGAGTAAAAATTAAAGGCCAATATCCGCAATTTATCTATTGGTTAGCGATGCCGTTTTTTGCACCAATTCCTTGGGAAGCCGATCAGTTTTTTTCGCAAAGCGGTCTGATTCAGAAAAACATTACACTGGATTGGTATCCGATCGGAACCGGGCCTTATATGCTCACCGAAAACAATCCTAATCTGAGAATGGTGCTGGAAAGGAATCCAAATTTTCGAGATGAATACTATCCAACGGAAGGAATGCCCGAAGATGAGGAACAGGGATTGTTAGCGGATGCGGGTAAGAAATTGCCTTTTATCGATAAAATTGTTTTCACTCGAGAAAGAGAAAATATTCCCCGATGGAATAAATTCTTACAAGGATATTATGATGCGAGCGGGATTGGCTCTGATAGTTTTGATCAAGCTGTTCAATTGGTTAGCCAGGGTGAAGCGACCGTTACGGACGCAATGACGGAACAAGGGATCCGGCTG
This is a stretch of genomic DNA from Nitrosomonas sp. sh817. It encodes these proteins:
- a CDS encoding SurA N-terminal domain-containing protein, which gives rise to MFDLVNRKKRVVQVILGLAVLPFLFWGVESYRDGSEGFVATVEGEEISRREYEQALRDHHERMRAMLGANFDSAMLDTFEVKNSVLERLIQQRLLQHEAMNNGFTVLDSQLVKTIREVPAFQRDNKFSKQQYEDLLRAQGLTPVIFESRVRQELLLQQLLDGYSEIVFAPKTVVEKVRYLSEVQREISQSRIAPEQFLPAMTPEDTEVDNYYEQHQADFTLPERAKIEYLVLSLDAVAKNETVSEDAIYNFFQEHQEEFIQPEERKASHILISVAADVPDDERQAVIAKAEKVLEQVKQDPDQFAEIAKEHSDDPGSATQGGDLGYFGRGVMVKSFEDKIFSMQPNEISDLVETDFGFHIIKLTDIKQEIRPSLADVREQIEKKLKLEAVSNVFGEIAEDFSNMVYEQGESLQLAAEKFELTIQQSDWITRNSAQPSILSNERLLSAVFSEDSVANHRNTEAIEVQPDTFVAARIVEYKPATKQSLELVKDQIVEKLKKQMAEKKAIEEGQAMLARLQRGEGQGDVTWTEPQLISYMQSRGLDVETMRVISRTETRDFPAYTGAIDPKGGFNLIRISKVVVPDLEEKDKDKSEIFTKQLQQMIAQEEMASYLTAIRKRYDVKIKQDSF
- the fabI gene encoding enoyl-ACP reductase FabI translates to MGFLTNKRVLITGLLSNRSIAYGIAKAMKREGAVLAFTYQGEEIRDRVEKLAGEFDSDLLFPCNVTSDAEITDCFKSLNKHWDSLDCIIHSIAFAPREALTGDFLESINREAFQIAHDISAYSFSALAKAALPLMQGRNGALLTLSYLGAVRVMPNYNVMGLAKASLEANVRFMASSLGPKGIRVNAISAGPIKTLAAAGIGNFGKLLGYTEKVSPLRRNVTTDEVGNVAAFLCSDLASGITGEITYVDAGFNTVAFNLFDE
- a CDS encoding ABC transporter substrate-binding protein, which translates into the protein MTKALIPICWLVVLSSLLTACGEQNWNNPYAAEDADKNILYTVFTERPKHLDPVQSYSSNEIQFTAQIYEPPLQYHYLKRPFELITATAAEMPIVTFYDETGQLLSADVSADKIAYSIYEISIKPGIYYQPHPAFARSSSGDFLYHRLNQKELASIFKLSDFPQTSTRELIAEDYVYQIKRLAHPKLHSPIYELMADYIAELRNYAEELKQVVQNHPSKDTFLDLKEYPLGGVQIVDKYTYRVKIKGQYPQFIYWLAMPFFAPIPWEADQFFSQSGLIQKNITLDWYPIGTGPYMLTENNPNLRMVLERNPNFRDEYYPTEGMPEDEEQGLLADAGKKLPFIDKIVFTRERENIPRWNKFLQGYYDASGIGSDSFDQAVQLVSQGEATVTDAMTEQGIRLETTVAVSTYYMGFNMLDPIVGGKGKEGSENARKLRQAISIAVDYEEFISIFANGRGIPAHSPISPGIAGYREGKEGINTIVYDWMRDQPRRKSIEVAKTLLAEAGYPNGIDQKTGAPLILYFDVTARSSEDRSKLDWMRKQFQKLNIQLVIRSTDYNRFQDKIRKGNAQIFEWGWNADYPDPENFLFLLYGPQSKVANSGENAANYSNSEYDFLFERMKNLENGIHRQQIIDRMVEILRYDAPWLWGYHPKDYGLYHSWYQNVKPNRLSNNNYKYFKIDAKQRVQKQSEWNDPVLWPIVLVFAVIVIGLFPAVTAFRHRERSIGVRSLSS